In Fibrobacter sp. UWR3, the DNA window AAGCTCGGGATATTCCCCACGATTACGGTGCGGTGTCCGGTCAATACGCCCGAATGCGTCTTGCCGTACTTGTCCACGTAACTAAGCATGCTGGCTCCCAGCCGGTAGTTCCTGTCGGCAAAGAAGCGGCGCACATAATGCAACTTGTTCGCTATCACGGACGAAGATGAAATCGCCCCGCTTGCACGGTCCTGGTTAAAGTCGTGCGCAATGCGGGCATCGATCCCTCCCGAAAAATAGTTCGCGAGCGCGTACTTGCCGTTCACCTTCCAGATATCGAAGGGAGCGGGTTTCGCACGCAGCAGGCGACGCACCAGGAACAGGAGTCCCCGGTCCACAAAAGGCTTGTACAGGTTGAGCACGCGCGCAAGGTCGTTGCCCGTCCCCAGCGGAATAAGGCCTATCTTCACCCTGGTCGCAAAGCCCGATTCAAGCATCGTAGAAAGCACGGACGAAACGGTACCGTCGCCACCGACTGCAATAAGCGTCTCGGTCGAAGCGAGGGCCTCCAGAATCTGATCCCTCATGCGTTCGTACTGCGTGAATTCCGCCTTCCAGTCATCGGCAGCAAAGCCCATGGATTCCATGATTTCGGGCAGGAACTGATGGATTATCTTGCCCTGGCCACCGCCACTAATCGGGTTGATGAGAAAATAGAACTTCATAGCATCAACCGTTCCCGCGCAGGAGCATGTCCTTGATTTCCACATAGCGCTGCATGCCGCCACTCACTCGTTCCATCTCATCGACGGTGAGTTCGCGCACCACATGTGCGGGCGCACCCACGACAAGCGAGTTCTCGGGGAATTCCTTCCCCTGCGTCACAACGGCACCCGCACCCACGATGCAGTTCTTTTTTATGTGAGCGCCGTCCATCACGATGGCGCCCATCCCTATAAGCACGTTGTCGTCGATAGTGCAGGCATGTAAGACTGCGTTATGGCCCACGGTAACCTCGTTCCCGATAACCGTCGGCACTCCGGTAGACACATGAACCGTAACGTTATCCTGGATATTCGTGCGGCAACCCACGCGAATCGGTGCCAGGTCGCCTCGCAGCACGGCATTGTAGAACACGGAGGAATCATCGCCCACGGAAACCTCGCCCACGAGGCACGCCCCGTCGGCAACAAAAACACGGTTCCCGAGTTCCGGGCGCTTACCATCCAATTCTACAATTCTAGCCATGCCCCCAATGTATAATTATTCAAGGCGCGAGAACAGTTCACAAAATAAAAAAGCCGCGTTTTCCCGTAGAAAAACGCGACACACTCATCAAAAAACGAAGGTTACTTCGCAAGCGCCGCGATGGATTCCCACTTCTTCTTGTCGTCGCGGATCAGGAACATCGCACCCTTGTATTCGGTAACGATGGAGACGGCCTTCGCCGTATCGCCATCCTCGAGGGCGTCGCCGGCATCCTGAAGCAAATCCTTCTGGGCGCTGCGCATGTCGGTAATTGCACCAACGCGGTTCTGACGGAGAATTTCCATGGAATCGCTCACGAATCCGAGATCCCAGGTGCTCTCGTAGCAGGATTCAGCCTCCAGGTACTTCGCGGCCTCGCCCGCAGCAGCAAGCTCGTACATCGAATTGCAGGCAGCGAACGTCTCGGCGCTCTTCTTCTTCGCATACTGGTAGTACTGGTAGCCGCCAATGATAAGGCCAATCACCACCAGGAGGAACACGCCGTCCTGCCAGCCCATGATGGGCCCGGTCGGCATTTTCGGGCGGCCGTTTACGGTCTCGCCAGCTTCGAGTTTTTCTTCGGCTTCGTCAAAAGGGCTCTTTCCGTTCAAGAAACTAACCATAATTCTCCCTATTTTTTGGCTATCGCGCTATAGACGCGAGCATACAGATAAATTTGTTTCACGAGGCTCGCAAACCCGTTGGAGCGGGTCGGCGAAAGCCCCACATTGAGACCGATATCCTGGAAGAATACCGGGTCGAGCGAAAGAATCTCGCTCGGGGCAAGATCGTTGTAAACCTTGAGTGCGAGTGCACCCAGGCCACGGCTTATAAGCGGGTTCGTCGTACCGCCTTCCACGTCCATCTCGAAATGGATTACCTCGCCCGTAAACTTCGGCACAAGGTACATCGTGGAGGCGCACCCCTGGATAATGAACTTTTCGTCCTTGAGGCTTGCGTCCATGCCCTGGTGGGCGCGCGCAAGGTCAAGCAGGTATTTCCACTTGTCATCGGGGTCGGTGAACGAAGCGAACTTCGCACGGACTTCTTCAATTCTTTCTGCGATAGTACCCGACATAAACATCACCTAGCAAATAAACGAACGCATCTTCCAGATTAGCGAAGGGCACGTACGGAGGACCGTAAAGAATATGCGGAACAGCGTCTGCTTTTCACGCGGGAGCTTCGAGAGTTTTTCGGCGGCGCGGTCGAACTGCTCGTCCGTTATGCTGTTGAAACCGGCCTTCGCGCGCTGCAACTGCAGGTGCGACTTGCCAAGCGCCTTCATCCAGCGGTCGAGCACGGAGCGCTCCACGCACTCCCGTTCGCTCTCCGACTTCGCGTCGAGCCATTC includes these proteins:
- a CDS encoding diacylglycerol kinase family protein, translating into MKFYFLINPISGGGQGKIIHQFLPEIMESMGFAADDWKAEFTQYERMRDQILEALASTETLIAVGGDGTVSSVLSTMLESGFATRVKIGLIPLGTGNDLARVLNLYKPFVDRGLLFLVRRLLRAKPAPFDIWKVNGKYALANYFSGGIDARIAHDFNQDRASGAISSSSVIANKLHYVRRFFADRNYRLGASMLSYVDKYGKTHSGVLTGHRTVIVGNIPSFASGANPFYKSDMADGFLEVVDVPSMPLFLLAIAIGNIPLVGFLFKKHFLKSVKVHSLSLTVPQNEFLQLDGEDMSGKLGETVSIEFAAQVQMLRLGD
- a CDS encoding SufE family protein, which translates into the protein MSGTIAERIEEVRAKFASFTDPDDKWKYLLDLARAHQGMDASLKDEKFIIQGCASTMYLVPKFTGEVIHFEMDVEGGTTNPLISRGLGALALKVYNDLAPSEILSLDPVFFQDIGLNVGLSPTRSNGFASLVKQIYLYARVYSAIAKK
- a CDS encoding gamma carbonic anhydrase family protein; this translates as MARIVELDGKRPELGNRVFVADGACLVGEVSVGDDSSVFYNAVLRGDLAPIRVGCRTNIQDNVTVHVSTGVPTVIGNEVTVGHNAVLHACTIDDNVLIGMGAIVMDGAHIKKNCIVGAGAVVTQGKEFPENSLVVGAPAHVVRELTVDEMERVSGGMQRYVEIKDMLLRGNG